The genomic window AGCTGCTGGCCGGCCGCGTCCGCCAGGCGACGACAGCGGCCGAGGCGGCCCAGGGCGCCGCCACCCGCGCCCTGGTCCTGCTGGAGGGCGGCATGCGCCGCGTCATCAACGCCAGCGGCGTCGTCCTCCACACCGGGCTGGGCCGCGCCGTGCTGCCGGAGCTGGCCGTGCGGCGGGTGGGGGAGATCCTGGCCGGCGCCGCCGATCTCGAGCTGCGGCTCGCCAGCGGCGCCCGCGGCCGGCGCGAGGAACGGGCGGCCCGTTTGCTCACGCTGCTCACCGGGGCCGGATCCGCCCTGGTGGTCAACAACAACGCGGCGGCCGTCCACCTCATGCTGCGCGCCCTCTGCGCCCGTCGCGAGGTGATCGTCTCCCGCGGCCAGCAGGTGGAGATCGGGGGCGGTTTCCGCATTCCCGAGGTGATCCGCCAGAGCGGCGCCCGGCTGGTGGAGGTGGGCTGCACCAACCGCACCCACCTGGCCGACTACGAGGCGGCCATCGGGCCGCGCACGGCGGCCATCCTCCTGGTCCATCCCAGCAACTTCCGCGTGATCGGCTTCACGGCCCAGCCGGCCGTGGAGGAGTTGGCCGCCCTGGCCCGCGCCCGCGGGCTGCTGCTGCTGGACGACCTGGGCAGCGGGGCGCTGGTGGACTTTCCCGCCGTGCCCGAGGCGGAGCCGCTGCCCCAGGCGATCCTGGCCCGCGGCGCCGATCTGGTCAGCTTCAGCGGGGACAAGCTGTTGGGCGGCCCCCAGGCCGGCATCGTGCTGGGGCGGCCGGAGCTGGTGACCCGTCTGGCCCGCCATCCCATGATGCGCGCTTTCCGCTGCGACAAGCTGTGCCTGGCGGCGCTGGAGGCGGTGCTTGAGCAGTACCTGGCCCCGGAGGGTTGGCGCGGGCTGCCGGTCTGGGCGGCCTGCAACGAGGAGCGCGCCGCGGTGCGAGGGAGGGCCGCCGCCCTCTTCGACGCGCTGGCCGTCCGGCTGGCGATCGATCCCGCGCCCGGAGCCTGGGGCCGGGGGACGGAGCTGACGGGTCGCCTGGCGCTGCGGGAAGGCGACAGCACGGGGCGGACGGGATCCGGCGCGCTGCCCGAGCAGGAGCTGCCCAGCGCCGCCCTCTTCCTGCGTCCGCAGGCCGGGCGCGCCGAGGGGCTCCATCGCCGCCTGCGCATGGGCCGTCCCGCCGTGGTGGCCCAGGTGCGCGACGAGGAGCTGGTGGTGGACCTCAAGGCCGTGCGGCCGGAGGAGATCGAGCAACTGGCGGACGCCCTGGCGCGCGCCCTGGTCTAAGGACAAGCATGGCCTGGACGGGAAAACTGATCGGTGGCGGCCTGGGCTGGGCCCTCTTCGGCCCGCTGGGCGCGCTGCTGGGGGGCGTCATCGGCAACGCCTTCGACCAGAAGGGCGCGACGCGCGAAGTGCCGCCCCACTACTACCGGCAGCGCGATCAGGTGAGGAGCGATCCGCGCTTCGCGGCCAACCCAGCCGGCAACTTCGTGGCCGCCCTCATCGCCCTCTGCGCCCATGTCATCCGGGCGGACGGGCAGACCCGCAGCGAGGAGGTGCGCCAGGTGCGCGCCTTCGTGCAGCAGGCCTTCCCGCAGGATGCGGCCGATCTCATGCAGCTGCTCAAGGTCCTGCTCGAGCGGCCCATCGAGGTGGGACCCCTCTGCGCCCAGATCAGCGCCCACCTGGGCTACTACGAGCGGTTGGAATTGATGCAGCTGCTGCTCGCCGTGGCGCGGGCGGACGGCATCATCAACCCGGCCGAGGCCCAGGCCGTGACGGCGGTGGCGCGGGGGCTGGGCATCCGCGAGCGGGACCTGCGCACCCTCTTCGGGGCGGCCGGCGCGGGTGGGCCGGCCGCGGACGCCTCGCCCGCCGGCCCCGATCCCTACGAGGTGCTGGGCCTGTCGCGGGAAGCAAGCGATGAGGAGTTGAAGAAGGCCTACCGCGAGCTGGCCAAGCGCTTCCACCCGGATCGCGTCGCACACCTGGGGGAGGACTTCCGCGCCTTCGCTGAAGAGAAGTTCAAGACGCTGCAGGCGGCCTGGGAGAGAGTCCGCCGGGAACGGGGACTCTGATGCGGCACATCGTGATCGGCACCGCCGGGCACATCGACCACGGCAAGACCAGCCTGGTGCGCGCCCTGACCGGCATGGACACCGACACCCTGCGCGAGGAGCGGGAGCGGCAGATCACCATCGACCTGGGCTTCGCCTTCCTGGGGGAGCACGCCACCATCATCGACGTGCCCGGCCACGAGCGCTTCATCAAGAACATGGTGAGCGGCGTGGCCACCATCGATTTCGTGCTGCTGGTGGTGGCCGCCGACGACGGCATCATGCCCCAGACCCGCGAGCACATGGACATCCTGCGCCTGCTCGACCTGCGCCACGGCCTGGTGGTGGTGACCAAGGCGGACATGGCCGATCCCGAGTGGCTGGCCCTGGTGCAGGAGGACCTCGCCACCTTCCTGGCGGGCAGCTTCCTGGAGGGGGCGCCGCTCTGCGTGGTGGACTCGCTCTCGGGGCGGGGCATCCCCGAGCTGCGCGCCACCCTGGACGCCGCCCTGGCCGCCCTTCCGCCCCGCGAGGGCCGCGGCCTCTTCCGCGAGGTGGTGGATCGCGTCTTCAACGTGAAGGGCCATGGCACGGTGGTGACCGGCACGGTTCTCAGCGGCGTCCTGCGCCTGGGCGAGGAGGTGGAGGTCCAGCCCGGCGGGCAGCGGGCCCGGGTGCGCGGCCTGCAGGTGCACGGCCTGGCGGTGGAGGAGGTGGGGCAGGGCGATCGCGCCGCCCTCAACCTGCAAGGCCTGGCCCGCACCGACTTGGCGCGCGGCTCCTGGCTGGCCGCCCCCGGCGTGCTGCGGCCCACCACCCTGCTCGACGCCCGCCTGCGCGTGCTGCCGGGGAATCTGCGCCTCAAGCATCGCGACCGCGTGCGGCTCCACCTGGGCACCGCCGAGCTGATCGGCCGCGTGCTGCTCCTGGGGCGCAAGGTCCTTGAGCCGGGCGAGGAGGGTTACGCCCAGCTGCTCCTCGAGGAACCGACGGCCGCCCTGGTGGGCGACCGCTTCGTCATCCGCCGCTATTCGCCCCAGGCCACCCTCGGCGGCGGCGTCATCGTCGACCCCGGTCCACGCCGCCACCGCCCCTCCGCCGTGCAGGTCGTGGAGCGGCTGGAGCGCATCGCCGGCGGGGACTTCATCGACAAACTGGCGGGCCTGCTCGACGATCCGGGACAGCCCGTCTGGCTCGAGGCGGATTTCCGCAGCAAGACCGGGGCCGCCCCGGACGAGCTGCGCGGAGCGCTGGCGGAGCTGGCGGCGGCGGGGCGCGTCCGGCGCTGCGAGTGGGGCAGCCGCGTGCATTGGATCTCGACGGCCCGCTGGAACGAACTCTCGATGCGCCTGCTCAACCGTCTCCAGGAGTGGCACGACGCATCCCCCGAGCTGCCCGGCATGCCGCTGCCGCAGCTCAAGGGCGAGCTCTTCGCCCACCGGGGCTGGCAGAGCTTCGCCCAGTCCCTGCTCGATGAATTGTTGACCAGCCTGGCCGCCGCCGGCCAGGTCCGGCTTGACGGCCGAATGGCGGCGATCAGCGGGCACGAGGCCACGATCAATCCGGAGCTGCGCCGCCGGGTGGACGCCTTCGTCGCCTGGCTGGAAGAGCAGGGCTACGGGGCGCCCCGCCTGGAGGAGATGGCCGCCGCCCTGGCCGTCTCCGTGCCCGAGACCAAGCGCCTGCTGGCCCTGGCCCTGGGCGAGGGGCTGGTCGAGCAGGCCACGGACCAGGTCTTCCTCACCCGGCGCCGGCACGAGGCGGCGCTGCGGGAGTTGGCCGCCCTGGCCGGAGAAGCGGCGGAGGGCTTCACGGTGGGCCAGGCCGGCACGCGCCTGGGCGCCTCGCGCCGTTTCATGGTGCCCTATCTTGAAGCCCTGGACCGGCGCGGGGTCACGGTGCGCGCCGGCAACTTCCGCACGATGGCGGGGGAGGGGACATGAGGAGAGGCAGGATCATGGCGCTGGCGCTGCTGCTGCTGGGGGCGGGCTGCGCAGCGCTGCGGCCGGGACCGCGCGAGGCCCTGCTCGCCGGACGGCCGGACCTCATCGCGCCGGCGGGGGACTCCCTGGAACAGGCTTGGTGGCATTGCCAGCGCGGGGACCTGCGGGCGGCGGGCCGGCTGGCGGGAGGCCGCCTGCCCGAGAGCTGGCTGCGGCCGGCCCTGGACCTTGCGGCGCGGCGTCCCGGGCCGGAGCAGGACTCCCTCGCCCTCCTCCTCCTTGCCCTTTCACCCGAGCCGGCCG from bacterium includes these protein-coding regions:
- the selA gene encoding L-seryl-tRNA(Sec) selenium transferase — translated: MRKILDHHTQEEDGGAATRRPLSDLPAVDRVLREPALAAWRSRLRPEALTTLVREEIAARREELLAGRVRQATTAAEAAQGAATRALVLLEGGMRRVINASGVVLHTGLGRAVLPELAVRRVGEILAGAADLELRLASGARGRREERAARLLTLLTGAGSALVVNNNAAAVHLMLRALCARREVIVSRGQQVEIGGGFRIPEVIRQSGARLVEVGCTNRTHLADYEAAIGPRTAAILLVHPSNFRVIGFTAQPAVEELAALARARGLLLLDDLGSGALVDFPAVPEAEPLPQAILARGADLVSFSGDKLLGGPQAGIVLGRPELVTRLARHPMMRAFRCDKLCLAALEAVLEQYLAPEGWRGLPVWAACNEERAAVRGRAAALFDALAVRLAIDPAPGAWGRGTELTGRLALREGDSTGRTGSGALPEQELPSAALFLRPQAGRAEGLHRRLRMGRPAVVAQVRDEELVVDLKAVRPEEIEQLADALARALV
- a CDS encoding TerB family tellurite resistance protein translates to MAWTGKLIGGGLGWALFGPLGALLGGVIGNAFDQKGATREVPPHYYRQRDQVRSDPRFAANPAGNFVAALIALCAHVIRADGQTRSEEVRQVRAFVQQAFPQDAADLMQLLKVLLERPIEVGPLCAQISAHLGYYERLELMQLLLAVARADGIINPAEAQAVTAVARGLGIRERDLRTLFGAAGAGGPAADASPAGPDPYEVLGLSREASDEELKKAYRELAKRFHPDRVAHLGEDFRAFAEEKFKTLQAAWERVRRERGL
- the selB gene encoding selenocysteine-specific translation elongation factor; this translates as MRHIVIGTAGHIDHGKTSLVRALTGMDTDTLREERERQITIDLGFAFLGEHATIIDVPGHERFIKNMVSGVATIDFVLLVVAADDGIMPQTREHMDILRLLDLRHGLVVVTKADMADPEWLALVQEDLATFLAGSFLEGAPLCVVDSLSGRGIPELRATLDAALAALPPREGRGLFREVVDRVFNVKGHGTVVTGTVLSGVLRLGEEVEVQPGGQRARVRGLQVHGLAVEEVGQGDRAALNLQGLARTDLARGSWLAAPGVLRPTTLLDARLRVLPGNLRLKHRDRVRLHLGTAELIGRVLLLGRKVLEPGEEGYAQLLLEEPTAALVGDRFVIRRYSPQATLGGGVIVDPGPRRHRPSAVQVVERLERIAGGDFIDKLAGLLDDPGQPVWLEADFRSKTGAAPDELRGALAELAAAGRVRRCEWGSRVHWISTARWNELSMRLLNRLQEWHDASPELPGMPLPQLKGELFAHRGWQSFAQSLLDELLTSLAAAGQVRLDGRMAAISGHEATINPELRRRVDAFVAWLEEQGYGAPRLEEMAAALAVSVPETKRLLALALGEGLVEQATDQVFLTRRRHEAALRELAALAGEAAEGFTVGQAGTRLGASRRFMVPYLEALDRRGVTVRAGNFRTMAGEGT